In Mycolicibacterium phocaicum, one DNA window encodes the following:
- the cysK gene encoding cysteine synthase A, which produces MGKIYANVTELVGRTPLVRLNRLTEGAGAQVVAKLEFYNPANSVKDRIGVAIVDAAEQSGELKPGGTIVEATSGNTGIALALVGAARGYKVILTMPETMSLERRVMLRAFGAEIVLTPGSEGMAGAVAKAKQILADTPNSVAADQFANPANPAIHAKTTAEEVWADTDGEVDIFVAGIGTGGTLTGVGHVLKERKPDVKIVGVEPVDSPILTGGQAGPHKIQGIGANFIPEVLDRAVYDEIIDVSFPDAIEVARQLGTQEGILGGISAGANVWAALQLAKRPENDGKLIVVVIPDFGERYVSTALYEHIRD; this is translated from the coding sequence ATGGGCAAGATCTACGCCAATGTCACCGAATTGGTCGGGCGCACGCCGCTGGTCCGGCTCAATCGGTTGACCGAGGGCGCCGGCGCGCAGGTCGTGGCGAAGCTGGAGTTCTACAACCCGGCGAACAGCGTGAAGGACCGCATCGGTGTGGCGATCGTCGACGCCGCGGAGCAGTCCGGTGAACTCAAGCCCGGTGGCACCATCGTGGAGGCCACGAGCGGCAACACGGGCATCGCGCTGGCGCTGGTGGGCGCGGCCCGTGGCTACAAGGTCATCCTGACCATGCCGGAGACCATGTCCCTGGAGCGGCGCGTCATGCTGCGCGCGTTCGGCGCCGAGATCGTGCTGACGCCGGGCTCCGAAGGTATGGCCGGCGCGGTCGCCAAGGCCAAGCAGATCCTCGCCGACACCCCCAACTCGGTCGCGGCCGATCAGTTCGCCAACCCGGCCAACCCCGCGATCCACGCGAAGACCACGGCCGAGGAGGTCTGGGCCGACACCGACGGTGAGGTCGACATCTTCGTCGCCGGTATCGGCACCGGCGGCACTCTGACGGGCGTCGGGCACGTCTTGAAGGAGCGCAAGCCCGACGTGAAGATCGTCGGCGTCGAGCCGGTCGACTCCCCCATCCTCACCGGCGGCCAGGCCGGGCCGCACAAGATTCAGGGCATCGGCGCGAACTTCATCCCCGAGGTGCTGGACCGCGCCGTCTACGACGAGATCATCGACGTCTCCTTCCCGGATGCCATCGAGGTGGCGCGGCAGCTGGGCACCCAAGAGGGCATCCTCGGCGGCATCTCGGCGGGTGCCAACGTCTGGGCGGCCCTGCAGCTCGCCAAGCGCCCCGAGAACGACGGCAAGCTCATCGTGGTGGTCATCCCCGACTTCGGCGAGCGGTACGTCTCCACGGCGCTGTACGAGCACATCCGGGACTGA
- the epsC gene encoding serine O-acetyltransferase EpsC has protein sequence MTLFSTLREDLDNARSHDPAGRGDFENALVYSGLHAIWSHRLAHRLWARPAWRGPARVLAQATRFFTGIEIHPGATIGRRFFIDHGMGVVIGETTEIGDDVMVYHGVTLGGRSLNKGKRHPTIGNRVTVGAGAKVLGPILIGDDSAVGANAVVTHDVPADSIATGIPAIVRPRTEKQREPAVDPTTYIDPAMYI, from the coding sequence ATGACGCTGTTCTCCACCCTCCGTGAGGACCTGGACAACGCACGCAGCCACGACCCGGCAGGACGCGGAGACTTCGAGAACGCCCTGGTGTACTCAGGCCTGCATGCCATCTGGTCGCACCGCCTGGCGCACCGGCTGTGGGCCAGGCCGGCCTGGCGCGGCCCGGCCCGCGTGCTGGCTCAGGCAACCCGGTTTTTCACGGGCATCGAGATTCACCCGGGCGCGACCATCGGGCGTCGGTTCTTCATCGATCACGGCATGGGTGTGGTGATCGGCGAGACCACCGAGATCGGCGACGACGTCATGGTCTACCACGGCGTGACGCTGGGCGGTCGCAGCCTCAACAAGGGCAAGCGCCACCCCACCATCGGCAACCGGGTGACCGTCGGCGCCGGCGCCAAGGTACTCGGCCCCATCCTCATCGGCGACGACTCTGCCGTCGGCGCGAACGCCGTTGTGACACACGATGTTCCGGCAGACTCCATTGCCACCGGCATCCCGGCGATCGTGCGCCCCCGCACCGAGAAGCAGCGCGAGCCCGCGGTCGACCCGACGACCTACATCGACCCCGCGATGTACATCTGA